A single Acropora palmata chromosome 5, jaAcrPala1.3, whole genome shotgun sequence DNA region contains:
- the LOC141881297 gene encoding uncharacterized protein LOC141881297 → MASTFTFSRGVIFGVFLLFAICEGGNVIFCKILNGSLEASELAVSPNDDVSLNCSVVPQGVRASRVTWTGGQRNYSKDIVSAPGLWSHLRLSNISVEDAGKYKCEVSNEGHKDVCAITLQVNSPPYITRASGYFTTSPQVLSVGDVSVFHCYASGWPSPSLVWLKDGKEIRNGDADNSYVLRKQPGGLDLTIFYVRQTVHEGKYTCVARNQYGKKRHSILLSVPDFLVMQPEVRTSVRQVTKHKNEDALLTCAGQNTPGETTVVSWAFNGTDLPLENGDEFRHVMDFVYFEEQSVAKVNFSLLIRNITERDTGTYSCKALTLTGVDSDTIFLRLVKNEFHRPERHSVLLTALLLASAGILCGLGTAITAHRLKTKRRRHAKGDLPPTDFQHDVFISFSSLDYHWVRDHLAPVLDRKRINYCIHSRDFVVGKAIMENIADSVYNSRKVLAVISKNFMDSRFCREELEMALYRCTEMADSSLILIRVDNVDHKRLPKTLRRRTFIDYSSATERGVWEERLLKHIEFEKEGCKFGISEPSGSTDELINCLDEANV, encoded by the exons GTGGAAATGTCATCTTCTGCAAAATACTAAACGGAAGTCTTGAAGCAAGTGAACTAGCAGTCAGTCCCAATGATGATGTTTCTCTGAACTGTTCAGTGGTCCCACAAGGAGTGCGCGCAAGTAGAGTCACGTGGACGGGAGGACAGCGGAATTACAGCAAAGATATTGTATCGGCCCCTGGCCTCTGGTCGCATCTGCGCCTAAGCAATATCAGTGTCGAAGACGCTGGCAAGTACAAATGTGAAGTATCAAACGAGGGGCATAAAGATGTCTGTGCAATAACTCTTCAAGTTAACT CTCCACCGTACATTACAAGAGCCAGCGGTTACTTCACCACTAGTCCTCAGGTTCTTTCAGTTGGGGACGTTTCTGTGTTCCACTGCTATGCTAGCGGCTGGCCTTCACCTTCACTAGTTTGGTTGAAAGATGGGAAGGAGATAAGAAATGGTGATGCTGATAACTCCTACGTGCTAAGAAAACAACCTGGAGGGCTAGACTTAACGATTTTTTATGTGAGGCAGACGGTACATGAGGGGAAGTATACGTGTGTGGCACGCAATCAGTATGGCAAGAAGCGGCATAGCATCCTCCTCTCGGTACCAG ATTTTCTGGTCATGCAACCGGAAGTCCGCACATCGGTTCGTCAAGTGACAAAGCACAAGAATGAAGACGCGCTCTTGACATGCGCTGGGCAAAACACTCCAGGTGAAACCACAGTGGTCTCTTGGGCCTTCAATGGGACAGACTTGCCGTTAGAAAATGGTGATGAATTTCGTCACGTTATGGACTTCGTTTACTTTGAGGAACAATCGGTTGCCAAAGTCAACTTTTCTCTCTTGATACGGAATATAACAGAACGAGACACAGGGACTTACAGCTGTAAGGCTCTGACTCTTACTGGCGTCGATTCGGACACGATCTTTCTACGGCTTGTCAAAA ATGAATTTCACAGACCTGAAAGGCACAGTGTTTTACTAACAGCTTTACTGCTGGCGAGCGCAGGAATTCTTTGTGGCTTGGGAACAGCTATCACCGCTCATCGATTGAAGACTAAGAGAAGAAGACATGCAAAAG GTGATCTGCCGCCTACAGATTTTCAGCACGACGTCTTCATCAGTTTTAGTTCGCTCGATTATCACTGGGTACGAGATCACCTTGCTCCAGTGCTGGATAGGAAGCGAATCAATTACTGCATCCATAGCCGAGACTTTGTAGTAGGCAAAGCAATCATGGAAAACATCGCAGATAGCGTGTATAACAGCAGAAAGGTGCTGGCTGTCATTTCGAAGAATTTCATGGACAGTAGATTCTGCCGAGAGGAATTGGAAATGGCATTGTATCGTTGTACGGAAATGGCGGATTCTTCGTTAATACTGATCCGTGTAGATAACGTCGATCATAAACGTCTTCCTAAAACTTTAAGAAGGCGAACGTTCATAGATTATTCATCTGCAACGGAGAGAGGTGTGTGGGAAGAGCGACTGTTGAAACacattgaatttgaaaaggaagGGTGTAAATTTGGCATCTCGGAGCCGAGCGGTTCCACTGATGAACTCATTAATTGTTTGGATGAAGCAAATGTTTAG